One genomic window of Streptomyces sp. WP-1 includes the following:
- a CDS encoding FAD/NAD(P)-binding protein, translating to MSANRRQGRPDTQNRTSSDTQNRTSSDAQNRTNLDTQSQTSSNTQIQRNLDRQGQTSPGTQGRSRPDTQTQRSPDMQSYVERAAQAGQLVVQPRMGMSDPARMAEGLAAVTAARARTLGTLTIDSYTRVEDMAGAGTALAEGRALNGFPLVNHGPRVTAEVARAADGIPVQVRHGSARPAHIFEAMIQAGLSASEGGPVSYCLPYSRLPLAEAVPAWTDATQQLAEQADDQGMRAHLETFGGCMLGQMCPPSLLVAISVLEAMFFARNGVTSVSLSYAQQTNAVQDIEALAALHHLAELFLPASVARHVVLYTYMGVYPATEAGAELLLDSSAQIAVRGGAQRLIVKTVAEAHRIPTVPENIAALERAARVSRQALQDDCPLPWARQVDYETIYTEALRLITAVLDHGTDIGAGLRAAFAAGVLDVPFCLHRDNAGAARGAIGDDGRLVWSGTGAMPLPVTRGTRHAVTSSRLLGMLRYTADAHDRAAAALTRKRAEAVTARREKAAGSAAGSAAEGAAGSAAGSAAEGAAAHRIAVVGSGPRGLAVVERLVARLREETPRRAVEITLIDKDQVGAGRIWRTDQNPAFLMNTACGEVTMFSGPSDGGPARAGAGPSLGQWWAGAEDLVYPGPNAYAPRALYGQYLHFFLQAVRDSLPPRATLRQYEGHVVAMQRAGGAWQLRCADGELLHADRVVLATGHPLTELTADQRRFADFAACRPELTYIRGDSAADMPLDHIAPGARVAVLGMGLTFYDIVAALTTSRGGRFSEGPGKVLRYLPSGLEPVLVAGSRSGVPLPARGLNQKGPLWRYTARLFTPERIAALRASGTPLDFRLQIWPWLHAEMQLVHYATAVRARLGADRERDFLIRTAALVEEAGADGAEKIIRTAAADLGIDGPAPLDIDALARPFTGRTFDSPAEFAAALGELIDEDLAHAGQGNLEGPRKAALDVLRDVRGTIRAAVDFDGLTAASHRDDFLGRLAPLSSFLAAGPPAQRLRQTRALLEAGVLRAAGPSAEFAADEASGCFTVRSPQVRGSLEHCEVLVDARIPAPDLGRDTAPLTRQLLDCGLWTPWANEQGDGGRVAGGVATTASPYRPVTATGAAAEGVYVLGIPSEGQRWFMQVGSARPGPWTDFTRDADAIAQDALAALPEPAAHRTLEGTRR from the coding sequence ATGAGCGCGAACCGCCGCCAGGGCAGGCCTGACACGCAGAACCGGACCAGCTCCGACACGCAGAACCGGACCAGCTCCGACGCACAGAACCGGACCAACCTCGATACACAGAGCCAGACCAGCTCCAACACGCAGATCCAGCGCAACCTCGACAGGCAGGGCCAGACCAGCCCCGGCACGCAGGGCCGGAGCCGCCCCGACACGCAGACCCAGCGCAGCCCCGACATGCAGAGCTACGTCGAACGCGCCGCGCAGGCCGGGCAGTTGGTCGTACAGCCCCGGATGGGCATGTCGGACCCGGCGCGCATGGCCGAGGGCCTCGCGGCCGTCACGGCGGCCCGTGCGCGGACCCTCGGCACGCTCACCATCGACTCCTACACCCGGGTCGAGGACATGGCCGGCGCGGGGACCGCCCTCGCCGAGGGCCGCGCGCTCAACGGCTTCCCGCTCGTCAACCACGGACCCCGGGTCACCGCCGAGGTCGCCCGGGCCGCCGACGGCATCCCCGTCCAGGTCCGGCACGGCTCCGCGCGGCCCGCCCATATCTTCGAGGCGATGATCCAGGCGGGCCTCTCCGCCTCCGAAGGCGGCCCGGTCTCGTACTGCCTGCCCTACTCCCGGCTCCCGCTGGCCGAGGCGGTCCCCGCCTGGACCGACGCCACCCAGCAGCTCGCCGAGCAGGCCGACGACCAGGGGATGCGCGCCCACCTGGAGACGTTCGGCGGCTGCATGCTCGGGCAGATGTGCCCGCCGTCGCTGCTGGTGGCGATCAGCGTCCTGGAGGCGATGTTCTTCGCCCGCAACGGGGTGACCTCCGTATCGCTGTCGTACGCCCAGCAGACCAACGCGGTGCAGGACATCGAGGCGCTGGCGGCCCTGCACCACCTCGCGGAGCTCTTCCTGCCGGCCAGTGTCGCGCGGCACGTGGTGCTCTACACCTACATGGGCGTCTACCCCGCCACCGAGGCCGGTGCGGAGCTGCTCCTGGACTCCTCCGCGCAGATCGCGGTGCGCGGCGGCGCCCAGCGGCTGATCGTCAAGACCGTCGCCGAGGCGCACCGCATCCCCACCGTCCCCGAGAACATCGCGGCCCTGGAGCGGGCGGCACGGGTGTCCCGGCAGGCGCTCCAGGACGACTGCCCGCTGCCGTGGGCCCGCCAGGTCGACTACGAGACGATCTACACCGAGGCGCTACGGCTCATCACCGCGGTCCTCGACCACGGCACCGACATCGGCGCGGGCCTGCGCGCCGCCTTCGCGGCCGGCGTCCTCGACGTGCCGTTCTGCCTGCACCGGGACAACGCGGGCGCGGCGCGCGGGGCGATCGGCGACGACGGCCGGCTCGTCTGGTCCGGTACGGGCGCCATGCCGCTGCCGGTCACCCGCGGCACCCGGCACGCCGTCACCTCGAGCCGGCTCCTGGGCATGCTGCGTTACACCGCCGACGCCCACGACCGGGCGGCGGCCGCCCTGACCCGCAAGCGCGCCGAGGCCGTCACCGCCCGCCGCGAGAAAGCCGCCGGGAGCGCCGCCGGGAGCGCTGCCGAGGGCGCCGCCGGGAGCGCTGCCGGGAGTGCCGCCGAAGGTGCCGCCGCCCACCGCATCGCGGTCGTCGGCTCGGGTCCGCGCGGACTCGCCGTCGTGGAACGCCTGGTGGCCCGGCTGCGCGAGGAGACGCCGCGGCGGGCCGTGGAGATCACGCTGATCGACAAGGACCAGGTCGGCGCGGGCCGTATCTGGCGCACCGACCAGAACCCGGCCTTCCTGATGAACACCGCCTGCGGCGAGGTGACCATGTTCTCCGGTCCCTCGGACGGCGGCCCCGCCCGCGCGGGCGCGGGGCCCTCGCTTGGCCAGTGGTGGGCCGGCGCCGAGGACCTCGTCTACCCCGGCCCCAACGCCTACGCGCCCCGGGCGCTGTACGGCCAGTACCTGCACTTCTTCCTCCAGGCGGTACGGGACTCCCTGCCGCCCCGCGCGACCCTGCGGCAGTACGAGGGCCACGTCGTCGCCATGCAACGGGCGGGCGGTGCCTGGCAGTTGCGCTGCGCCGACGGCGAACTGCTGCACGCCGACCGGGTCGTGCTGGCCACCGGGCACCCCCTGACCGAACTCACCGCCGACCAGCGCCGGTTCGCGGACTTCGCAGCCTGCCGCCCGGAGCTGACGTACATCCGCGGCGACAGCGCGGCCGACATGCCGCTGGACCACATCGCGCCGGGGGCCCGGGTCGCGGTCCTCGGGATGGGCCTCACCTTCTACGACATCGTCGCGGCGCTGACCACCAGCCGCGGCGGCCGGTTCAGCGAGGGCCCGGGCAAGGTGCTGCGGTATCTGCCCTCCGGTCTGGAGCCGGTGCTCGTGGCGGGCTCCCGGTCCGGGGTGCCGCTCCCGGCCCGGGGCCTCAACCAGAAGGGTCCGCTGTGGCGTTACACGGCCAGGCTGTTCACCCCCGAGCGGATCGCCGCCCTGCGCGCGAGCGGGACCCCCCTCGACTTCCGGCTCCAGATCTGGCCCTGGCTGCACGCCGAGATGCAGCTCGTCCACTACGCCACCGCCGTACGCGCCAGACTCGGCGCCGACCGGGAACGGGATTTCCTGATACGCACGGCCGCCCTTGTCGAGGAGGCGGGAGCCGACGGCGCGGAGAAGATCATCCGCACCGCCGCCGCCGACCTCGGCATCGACGGCCCGGCCCCCCTGGACATCGACGCTCTGGCGCGCCCCTTCACCGGCCGCACCTTCGACAGCCCCGCCGAATTCGCAGCGGCCCTCGGCGAGTTGATCGACGAGGATCTCGCACACGCCGGACAGGGCAACCTGGAAGGCCCCCGCAAGGCGGCCCTGGACGTGCTGCGCGACGTACGGGGGACCATCCGGGCCGCGGTCGACTTCGACGGCCTCACCGCCGCCTCGCACCGCGACGACTTCCTGGGCCGGCTCGCCCCGCTCAGCTCCTTCCTGGCCGCGGGCCCCCCGGCGCAGCGGCTGCGGCAGACCCGGGCGCTGCTCGAAGCGGGCGTCCTGAGGGCGGCCGGGCCCTCGGCCGAGTTCGCGGCGGACGAGGCGAGCGGCTGCTTCACCGTCCGCTCCCCGCAGGTCCGGGGGTCCCTGGAGCACTGCGAGGTGCTCGTCGACGCCCGTATCCCGGCCCCGGACCTCGGCCGCGACACCGCGCCGCTGACCCGGCAGCTGCTGGACTGCGGCCTGTGGACGCCCTGGGCCAACGAACAGGGCGACGGCGGCCGGGTCGCCGGGGGAGTGGCGACGACGGCGAGCCCGTACCGGCCCGTGACCGCGACCGGAGCGGCGGCGGAGGGCGTGTACGTCCTCGGCATCCCCTCCGAGGGCCAGCGCTGGTTCATGCAGGTCGGCTCCGCCCGGCCCGGCCCCTGGACCGACTTCACCCGGGACGCCGACGCCATCGCCCAGGACGCCCTCGCCGCGCTCCCGGAGCCGGCCGCCCACCGCACGCTGGAAGGAACCCGACGATGA
- a CDS encoding AMP-binding protein codes for MTARDDRAAAHATLRRTPAHAAFRRGRDLLLELRADHEAAHRAFRWPRLTHFNWALEWFDVIARDNPRTALELIGPDGRDQRITYQDLATRSDQLANWLTDSGVARGDRVLIVLGTQVELWETLLACLKTGAVAIPTYTSLTRREAADRVGRGRVRHLICRSELTSLFDRLDLGTGGATTRIAVGAPVAGWQPYDDSYQAATSYLPTGPTPASDTAFAYFTSGTTSAPKLVVHTHASYPVGHLSSLYFNGLLPGDRHVNISEPGWAKHSWSSFFVPFTAEATLVVPPAGNIGSGQLPRLLEERGITSLCAPPAQWTRLAAHAATARPRLREATTAGEPLALHVAEVIEAEWGVAVREGYGQTETTALVGTTPGLARKPGWLGKPLPGWDLTVRDEQLYVELAGRPVGMMTGYDGDPGRTGEVLGADRYATGDSAILSSDGYVRLLGRRDDVFKSGGHRVSPYELEAILRTHPAVRAAAVVPVPHPALTLAAHAVIELEAGTRATETELLAHVDLHVTRALRVHSASFTDALPRTTSGKIRRSEVSARLRAPATDPAHGPGPADPKGTPMSVTSPATRHRDVLVIRELLDTANLDRLTWQAYVQPGRQAVDVHWLYTAEETGPDGAESYLARFGAGAHGDLHRHLGYELIVVVDGELHNDNGDVYGPGCLVLEKPGSVHRVSSPRGCTLLVVREKRTEALLPGELPDTGLALEGAPVPAS; via the coding sequence ATGACCGCCCGAGACGACCGCGCCGCGGCCCACGCCACGCTGCGCCGCACCCCCGCCCACGCCGCCTTCCGGCGCGGCCGCGATCTGCTCCTGGAACTGCGCGCCGACCACGAGGCCGCCCACCGGGCCTTCCGCTGGCCCCGCCTCACCCACTTCAACTGGGCGCTGGAGTGGTTCGACGTCATCGCCCGGGACAACCCGCGCACCGCCCTCGAACTGATCGGCCCCGACGGCCGGGACCAGCGGATCACCTACCAGGACCTCGCCACCCGCTCCGACCAGCTCGCCAACTGGCTCACCGACAGCGGTGTCGCGCGCGGCGACCGGGTGCTGATCGTCCTCGGCACCCAGGTGGAGCTGTGGGAGACCCTGCTCGCCTGTCTGAAGACCGGGGCGGTGGCCATCCCCACCTACACCTCACTGACCCGCAGGGAGGCCGCCGACCGGGTCGGCCGGGGCCGGGTGCGCCATCTGATCTGCCGCAGCGAACTCACTTCGCTCTTCGACCGCCTCGACCTCGGCACGGGCGGCGCCACGACCCGGATCGCGGTCGGCGCGCCGGTCGCGGGCTGGCAGCCGTACGACGACTCGTACCAGGCCGCCACCTCCTACCTGCCGACCGGCCCGACCCCCGCCTCGGACACGGCCTTCGCCTACTTCACCTCCGGCACCACCTCGGCGCCCAAACTCGTCGTCCACACCCATGCCTCCTACCCGGTGGGCCACCTGTCCTCCCTGTACTTCAACGGGCTGCTGCCCGGCGACCGGCATGTGAACATCTCCGAGCCCGGCTGGGCCAAGCACTCCTGGTCCAGCTTCTTCGTCCCCTTCACCGCCGAGGCGACCCTCGTCGTCCCGCCCGCCGGGAACATCGGGTCCGGGCAGCTGCCCCGGCTGCTGGAGGAGCGCGGCATCACCAGCCTGTGCGCCCCGCCCGCCCAGTGGACCCGGCTCGCCGCGCACGCCGCCACCGCCCGGCCGCGGCTGCGCGAGGCCACCACCGCGGGCGAGCCGCTCGCCCTGCACGTGGCGGAGGTCATCGAGGCCGAATGGGGCGTGGCCGTCCGCGAGGGCTACGGCCAGACCGAGACGACCGCCCTGGTCGGCACCACCCCCGGACTGGCCCGCAAGCCCGGCTGGCTGGGCAAGCCGCTGCCCGGCTGGGACCTGACGGTGCGCGACGAGCAGCTGTACGTGGAACTCGCCGGCCGGCCCGTGGGCATGATGACCGGCTACGACGGCGACCCCGGGCGCACCGGAGAGGTCCTCGGCGCCGACCGCTACGCCACCGGGGACTCCGCGATCCTCTCCTCGGACGGGTACGTACGGCTGCTGGGCCGCCGCGACGACGTCTTCAAGTCGGGCGGCCACCGCGTCTCCCCGTACGAACTGGAGGCGATCCTGCGCACCCACCCCGCCGTCCGCGCGGCCGCCGTGGTGCCGGTGCCCCACCCCGCGCTGACGCTCGCCGCGCACGCCGTGATCGAACTCGAAGCCGGCACCCGCGCCACCGAGACCGAACTCCTCGCCCATGTCGACCTGCACGTCACCCGCGCCCTGCGCGTCCACAGCGCCTCCTTCACCGACGCGCTGCCCCGTACGACGTCCGGCAAGATCCGCCGCTCCGAGGTGAGCGCACGACTGCGCGCCCCCGCGACCGACCCCGCGCACGGCCCTGGCCCCGCCGACCCGAAAGGCACCCCCATGTCCGTGACCAGCCCCGCGACCCGGCACCGCGACGTCCTCGTCATACGCGAACTCCTCGACACCGCGAACCTCGACCGGCTGACCTGGCAGGCGTACGTCCAGCCCGGACGGCAGGCGGTCGACGTGCACTGGCTGTACACCGCCGAGGAGACCGGCCCCGACGGCGCCGAGTCCTACCTCGCCCGCTTCGGCGCCGGCGCCCACGGAGACCTCCACCGCCACCTCGGCTACGAGCTGATCGTGGTCGTGGACGGCGAACTCCACAACGACAACGGCGATGTGTACGGCCCCGGCTGCCTGGTGCTGGAGAAGCCCGGCAGCGTGCACCGGGTCAGCAGCCCCCGCGGCTGCACCCTCCTGGTGGTCCGGGAGAAGCGCACCGAGGCCCTGCTGCCCGGCGAACTCCCGGACACCGGCCTCGCCCTGGAGGGCGCCCCGGTCCCCGCCTCCTGA
- a CDS encoding MFS transporter, protein MSQQLTTSPVAPVAAPLPVGRSGRTHSPRYKWGILGIGIIAQAAFSAAFQGIPMASAVLQSDYRYSTGQLGLVLAALTCGAAVTEIIWGLLTDRFGERMVLITGLAGTTACLAAATAFLVPTGGYTPPSWLLSAVLLLAGALGGCVNSASGRAVLGWFPPGNHGFAISLRVAAVPLGGAIGALALPALAMSVGFRGVFGFLTAFALVATVVIVCWLDEPPLPAAGHKNTTVSPLRRWKIWRISLSAFLLDFPQFTVLSFAAIYLHKVHGVGITAISGLLFAVQALGAVSRVWSGRWTDSRGGRHRRTLVIAYSWIIAACFVGLALCESGPAWIAAALMVVAGLLSCGWHGVHYAEIAIMAGKERSGTALGLENTMVFAGAFLTPLVIPGILSATGWPVVMLLIGAVPAVLSAVVMPREGK, encoded by the coding sequence ATGTCTCAGCAGCTCACCACGTCACCCGTCGCCCCCGTGGCGGCCCCCCTCCCCGTCGGCAGGTCGGGCAGGACCCACTCGCCCCGCTACAAGTGGGGGATCCTCGGCATCGGCATCATCGCGCAGGCGGCCTTCAGCGCGGCCTTCCAGGGCATCCCCATGGCCAGCGCCGTGCTCCAGAGCGACTACCGCTACTCCACCGGCCAACTCGGCCTCGTCCTCGCCGCGTTGACCTGCGGAGCGGCCGTCACCGAGATCATCTGGGGGCTGCTCACCGACCGCTTCGGCGAGCGCATGGTGCTGATCACCGGACTGGCCGGCACCACCGCCTGCCTCGCGGCGGCCACCGCCTTCCTCGTGCCGACCGGCGGCTACACCCCGCCCTCCTGGCTGCTGTCCGCCGTGCTGCTGCTCGCCGGGGCCCTCGGCGGCTGCGTCAACAGCGCCTCCGGCCGGGCGGTCCTCGGCTGGTTCCCGCCCGGCAACCACGGCTTCGCCATCAGCCTGCGGGTGGCGGCCGTCCCGCTCGGCGGTGCCATCGGCGCGCTCGCGCTGCCCGCCCTCGCCATGAGCGTCGGCTTCCGGGGCGTGTTCGGCTTCCTGACCGCCTTCGCGCTCGTCGCCACCGTCGTCATCGTCTGCTGGCTGGACGAGCCGCCGCTGCCCGCCGCCGGGCACAAGAACACCACCGTCAGCCCGCTGCGCCGCTGGAAGATCTGGCGGATCTCGCTCAGCGCCTTCCTGCTGGACTTCCCGCAGTTCACCGTCCTGTCGTTCGCCGCGATCTATCTGCACAAGGTGCACGGGGTCGGCATCACGGCCATCTCCGGTCTGCTGTTCGCCGTCCAGGCCCTGGGCGCGGTCTCCCGGGTGTGGAGCGGGCGCTGGACGGACAGCAGGGGCGGGCGGCACCGCCGTACCCTCGTCATCGCCTACAGCTGGATCATCGCCGCCTGCTTCGTCGGGCTCGCGCTGTGCGAGTCCGGGCCCGCCTGGATCGCGGCGGCGCTGATGGTGGTGGCCGGTCTGCTGTCCTGCGGCTGGCACGGTGTGCACTACGCCGAGATCGCGATCATGGCGGGCAAGGAGCGCTCCGGGACGGCCCTCGGGCTGGAGAACACGATGGTGTTCGCGGGCGCCTTCCTCACCCCGCTGGTCATCCCCGGGATCCTCTCGGCCACCGGCTGGCCCGTGGTGATGCTGCTCATCGGGGCCGTGCCCGCCGTGCTGTCGGCGGTGGTCATGCCCCGCGAGGGGAAGTAG
- a CDS encoding alpha-hydroxy-acid oxidizing protein: protein MAFADYQNEIYFDGLRGVVPRLPMTFAELEPPALAALTPSVRSYVAGGAGDEHTQRANVTAFEEWGLVPRMLVGAKDRDLSVDLFGMRLPSPLFMAPVGVIGLCAQDGHGDLATARAAARTQVPMVASTLTVDPMEEVAAEFGDTPGFFQLYTPTDRELAESLVHRAEAAGFKGIVVTLDTWITGWRPRDLAVSNFPQLRGHCLANYTSDPVFRSRLATSPEDDPSAAVLHWALTFGNPLTWDDLPWLRSLTDLPLILKGICHPDDARRARDAGVDGIYCSNHGGRQANGGLPALHCLPGVVEAAGDLPVLFDSGVRSGSDVVKALALGARAVGIGRPYAYGLALDGTDGIVHVLRTLLAEADLLMAVDGYPTLADLTPDALRHLR from the coding sequence ATGGCGTTCGCCGACTACCAGAACGAGATCTACTTCGACGGCCTGCGCGGGGTGGTGCCGCGGCTGCCGATGACCTTCGCCGAGCTGGAGCCGCCCGCGCTGGCCGCGCTGACGCCCTCGGTACGGTCGTACGTCGCGGGCGGCGCCGGGGACGAGCACACCCAGCGGGCCAACGTCACCGCGTTCGAGGAGTGGGGTCTGGTCCCGCGCATGCTGGTGGGGGCGAAGGACCGCGATCTGTCCGTCGACCTGTTCGGGATGCGGCTGCCCTCCCCGCTGTTCATGGCCCCGGTCGGGGTGATCGGCCTGTGCGCGCAGGACGGGCACGGCGATCTGGCCACCGCGCGCGCCGCCGCCCGCACCCAAGTGCCGATGGTCGCCTCCACCCTGACCGTGGACCCGATGGAGGAGGTGGCCGCGGAGTTCGGCGACACCCCGGGCTTCTTCCAGCTCTACACCCCCACCGACCGGGAGCTGGCGGAGAGCCTGGTCCACCGGGCCGAGGCGGCCGGGTTCAAGGGCATCGTGGTCACCCTGGACACCTGGATCACCGGCTGGCGCCCCCGCGATCTGGCCGTGAGCAACTTCCCCCAGCTGCGGGGGCACTGCCTGGCCAACTACACCAGCGACCCGGTGTTCCGCTCCCGCCTCGCCACGTCCCCCGAGGACGACCCCTCGGCCGCGGTCCTGCACTGGGCGCTGACCTTCGGCAATCCCCTCACCTGGGACGACCTGCCCTGGCTGCGCTCGCTCACCGATCTCCCGCTGATCCTCAAGGGCATCTGCCACCCGGACGACGCCCGCCGCGCCAGGGACGCGGGTGTCGACGGCATCTACTGCTCCAACCACGGCGGCCGCCAGGCCAACGGCGGTCTGCCCGCGCTGCATTGCCTGCCCGGTGTGGTCGAGGCCGCCGGCGACCTGCCCGTGCTGTTCGACTCCGGGGTCCGCTCCGGCTCCGACGTCGTCAAGGCGCTCGCCCTGGGCGCGCGGGCCGTCGGCATCGGCCGCCCCTACGCCTACGGCCTCGCCCTGGACGGCACCGACGGCATCGTGCACGTCCTGCGCACCCTGCTCGCCGAGGCCGACCTCCTGATGGCCGTCGACGGCTACCCCACCCTGGCCGACCTCACCCCCGACGCCCTGCGCCACCTCCGCTGA
- a CDS encoding M6 family metalloprotease domain-containing protein: MQPQSPRRISPDQDPSGISGRRIPSRRMALAAVTALTLAISTSAGTARLTAPSTAGPTGLARTAALSPCMIHGGPDVQMTEGVPTPHGYARSTGTVHALTLMVDFSDAPGEGSAMDRFHEFFPRTQDWFRTSSYGRLDYRPETPVTDWLRMPKPFKAYGIERGAPFDPGYRQLVQDIVAAADPEVDFRSYDLLNILVSPNAGPSALDTVLSVTFAGNADAPVADGVPVSNASFIYSRQDDGSGSFPHTGFRVLPHENGHTFGLPDLYTQDGGGTVGHWDIMSEDWGANNDMLAWDKWKLGWLDGSQVGCAAKGGSVEYALTPLYRSGGGKLVIIPVDGHTAYALEVRAQGGNDEAICCPGVLIYKVDATVDTGRGPITVYDAHRDSGGCTRSPNVQAELSDAPFTPGQSFKDPRHGIVVRVAGEDDGTYRVRVTRT; this comes from the coding sequence ATGCAGCCGCAGTCGCCCCGCCGCATATCCCCCGACCAGGACCCCAGCGGTATATCCGGGCGCCGCATACCCTCGCGCCGGATGGCGCTCGCCGCGGTGACCGCGCTGACCCTCGCGATCAGCACCTCGGCGGGGACCGCCCGTCTCACGGCGCCCTCCACCGCCGGGCCGACCGGCCTGGCCCGCACCGCGGCCCTCTCCCCCTGCATGATCCACGGCGGCCCCGACGTCCAGATGACCGAGGGCGTGCCCACCCCGCACGGCTACGCCCGCTCCACCGGCACCGTGCACGCCCTGACCCTGATGGTCGACTTCTCCGACGCGCCCGGCGAGGGCAGCGCGATGGACCGCTTCCACGAGTTCTTCCCGCGCACCCAGGACTGGTTCCGCACCTCGTCGTACGGCCGCCTCGACTACCGGCCCGAGACACCGGTGACCGACTGGCTGCGGATGCCGAAACCGTTCAAGGCGTACGGCATAGAGCGCGGCGCGCCCTTCGACCCCGGGTACCGGCAGCTGGTGCAGGACATCGTGGCCGCGGCCGATCCCGAGGTCGACTTCCGCTCGTACGACCTGCTGAACATACTGGTCAGTCCGAACGCCGGTCCGTCCGCGCTGGACACGGTGCTGTCGGTGACCTTCGCGGGGAACGCGGACGCGCCGGTGGCCGACGGGGTGCCGGTCTCCAACGCCTCCTTCATCTACTCCCGCCAGGACGACGGTTCCGGTTCCTTCCCGCACACCGGCTTCCGGGTGCTGCCGCACGAGAACGGCCACACCTTCGGGCTGCCCGATCTGTACACCCAGGACGGCGGGGGCACGGTCGGGCACTGGGACATCATGAGCGAGGACTGGGGCGCCAACAACGACATGCTCGCCTGGGACAAGTGGAAACTGGGCTGGCTGGACGGCTCCCAGGTGGGCTGCGCGGCGAAGGGCGGCAGCGTCGAGTACGCCCTGACCCCGCTGTACAGGTCGGGCGGCGGCAAGCTGGTGATCATCCCGGTCGACGGCCACACGGCGTACGCCCTGGAGGTCCGGGCGCAGGGCGGCAACGACGAGGCGATCTGCTGCCCCGGCGTCCTCATCTACAAGGTGGACGCCACCGTCGACACCGGTCGGGGCCCCATCACCGTCTACGACGCCCACCGCGACAGCGGCGGCTGCACCCGCAGCCCCAACGTCCAGGCCGAACTCTCCGACGCCCCCTTCACCCCGGGCCAGAGCTTCAAGGACCCCCGGCACGGGATCGTGGTGCGGGTGGCGGGGGAGGACGACGGGACGTACCGGGTGCGGGTGACGCGGACGTGA
- a CDS encoding TetR/AcrR family transcriptional regulator, whose amino-acid sequence MTTATHPAPRKVTRPRADALRNRERIVTAAREMFTEHGPDVPLDEIARRAGVGNATLYRNFPDRDALVREVVCSVMDRTAEAAEGALAETGDAFAALEHFVHACADERISALCPMVSTTFDRHHPDLEAARERVESLVAEVMGRAVTAGQLRSDVGVGDLMIAVAQLSRPPAGTGCPQGDRFVHRHLQLLLDGLRAPARSVLPGTAVTVGELRQCGTAA is encoded by the coding sequence GTGACGACCGCCACCCACCCCGCGCCGCGCAAGGTGACCCGGCCCCGCGCCGACGCCCTGCGCAACCGGGAGCGGATCGTCACCGCCGCCCGGGAGATGTTCACCGAGCACGGCCCGGACGTGCCGCTGGACGAGATCGCCCGCCGGGCCGGCGTCGGCAATGCCACGCTGTACCGCAACTTCCCCGACCGCGACGCCCTCGTCCGCGAGGTCGTCTGCTCCGTGATGGACCGCACGGCCGAGGCGGCCGAGGGTGCCCTCGCAGAGACCGGGGACGCCTTCGCCGCGCTGGAGCACTTCGTGCACGCCTGCGCCGACGAGCGGATCAGCGCGCTGTGCCCGATGGTCTCCACCACCTTCGACCGGCACCACCCCGACCTGGAGGCCGCCCGCGAGCGCGTCGAGAGCCTCGTGGCAGAGGTCATGGGGCGGGCCGTGACGGCCGGTCAGCTGCGGTCCGACGTCGGGGTGGGCGACCTGATGATCGCCGTGGCCCAGCTGAGCCGGCCCCCGGCCGGCACCGGCTGCCCGCAGGGCGACCGGTTCGTCCACCGCCACCTCCAGCTTCTCCTCGACGGCCTGCGGGCCCCCGCGCGCTCCGTGCTACCGGGCACCGCCGTCACCGTCGGGGAACTCCGTCAGTGCGGTACGGCCGCATAG